A section of the Kluyveromyces lactis strain NRRL Y-1140 chromosome F complete sequence genome encodes:
- a CDS encoding MATE family efflux transporter (similar to uniprot|P38767 Saccharomyces cerevisiae YHR032W Hypothetical ORF) has translation MSKQFKHTTQERRSSIIYSNNNGKGGLFSPQDYISGDKTQAFIDDDISEDSEDSLFATNNSRTLQHEYGSTGRTGSSDSSEIHSALPKNLIREERDLLMDNKLYNSNHALHNHAAYSTNDPNSSFAPTSSIEDQEVIETWEDAIESGKDINTTFKREAIVITSNASPLVLTFILQNSLSLASIFSVSHLGSNELGAVTLGSMTASITGFAAIQGLCTCLDTLCAQAYGGNHYHLVGVLFQRCAIITIILSLPVLFTWWQWSEQILALFIPERELCALAAKYLQIVSLGIPAFILFECGKRFLQCQGIFHASSIVLLVCAPLNALMNYVLVWDKNIGIGYLGAPISVVLNYWLMALGLFAYTLYTKNEKNPMKCWNGFIKPHQILKNSRKMFNLALPGIIMVEAEFLGFEILTIFASHLGTHELAAQSIISTIASLAYQVPFSISISTSTRVANFIGASLYRSCVITCKVSLLLSFIISSLNMAMIYKARYLIARLFSSEPDVVRLVSSSLPILAFMQIFDAFNASTAGCLRGQGQQKIGGYINVFAFYCIGIPVSYLLTFHYGFGVSGLWWGITSGLVFMSIFQSYAVFHCNWNDIIRAAKSRNSEGAMV, from the coding sequence ATGTCTAAGCAATTCAAGCATACAACCCAGGAGAGAAGATCTTCCATAATTTACTCGAACAATAATGGTAAAGGCGGTCTTTTCTCTCCTCAAGATTATATTTCGGGAGACAAGACTCAAGCATTTATAGACGACGATATTAGCGAAGATTCAGAGGATTCTCTTTTCGCAACCAATAATTCTCGTACTTTACAACACGAATATGGTTCTACAGGCCGAACGGGAAGCAGTGATAGTAGTGAGATTCATTCCGCCTTACCGAAAAATCTAATACGAGAAGAACGGGATCTATTGATGGACAATAAGCTGTACAATTCTAATCATGCTCTTCATAATCATGCTGCATATTCAACAAATGATCCAAACTCTTCCTTTGCACCAACATCATCAATCGAGGATCAAGAAGTGATTGAAACTTGGGAGgatgcaattgaatcaGGGAAAGACATAAATACCACATTTAAGAGAGAGGCCATAGTGATAACATCTAATGCATCACCTCTTGTACTGACTTTCATTTTACAAAACTCTTTATCTTTAGCATCAATTTTTTCCGTTTCACATTTGGGAAGCAATGAATTAGGAGCTGTTACCCTAGGATCTATGACAGCGAGTATCACTGGGTTTGCTGCCATCCAAGGGCTCTGTACTTGTTTAGACACACTTTGTGCCCAAGCTTACGGTGGTAACCACTATCACTTAGTTGGTGTgttgtttcaaagatgtGCAATTATCACGATCATTCTTTCTCTACCTGTTCTCTTCACATGGTGGCAATGGTCTGAACAGATACTTGCATTATTCATTCCAGAAAGAGAACTATGTGCCTTAGCTGCaaaatatcttcaaattgtttctCTGGGGATTCCAGCCTTTATCCTATTTGAATGTGGTAAAAGATTCTTACAGTGTCAAGGAATCTTCCACGCTTCCAGTATTGTCCTTCTCGTTTGTGCTCCCCTTAATGCATTGATGAACTATGTTTTAGTGTGGGATAAAAATATTGGAATAGGATATCTTGGTGCACCTATTAGTGTAGTATTGAATTATTGGTTAATGGCTCTTGGGTTGTTTGCTTACACTTTATACAcgaaaaatgaaaaaaatccCATGAAATGTTGGAATGGATTTATCAAACCGCAtcaaattttgaagaattcacGAAAGATGTTCAACTTAGCACTGCCTGGTATTATCATGGTTGAAGCTGAGTTTTTGggttttgaaattttgacTATTTTCGCATCTCATTTAGGTACCCATGAATTAGCCGCTCAATCAATTATTTCGACTATCGCTTCTCTTGCCTATCAAGTCcccttttcaatttcaatttcgaCATCGACTAGAGTTGCAAACTTCATTGGTGCGTCCTTGTATCGAAGCTGCGTAATTACTTGCAAAGTGTCATTATTACTATCGTTTATTATTAGTTCGTTGAATATGGCAATGATTTACAAAGCTAGATACCTAATAGCAAGGCTTTTTTCCTCAGAACCCGATGTTGTCAGATTGGTTTCTAGTTCGTTACCAATCTTGGCCTTCATGCAAATTTTTGATGCATTTAATGCTTCAACTGCAGGTTGTTTGAGAGGCCAAGGCCAACAAAAGATAGGAGGATACATCAACGTTTTTGCATTTTACTGCATAGGTATCCCAGTATCATATTTGCTAACATTTCATTACGGATTTGGTGTTAGTGGATTATGGTGGGGTATCACTTCTGGTTTAGTTTTCATGAGCATTTTCCAAAGCTATGCTGTATTTCATTGTAATTGGAATGATATTATCCGTGCAGCAAAGTCTAGAAATAGCGAAGGTGCCATGGTATAA
- a CDS encoding transcription activator GCR1-like domain-containing protein (conserved hypothetical protein), with protein MPQNIERIIHTFQSRVDTLQTDWNVLCDAVCNSKCQSVNGQIALLKSKLDLIQQQHTGIIVDLGIIKTHLLAHDLDMNNQFLTEEQEVDFDVNKENEDPLPLLGIDETEADISEGPKVFKEEFKNEILFSSLSREAENASREMPSRYKVAKSQHSSKIRPLGAKDLNNVENYHLIMTDCPKSVHDLYHEFYTDTKLQILHFEEKHGAGQLSKLPKLRTYQRRSALVNAINKYAKGKNITVEQSIEHFQGIVEENDKTIPWLYNNLAKILEQYGIVQ; from the coding sequence ATGCCACAGAATATTGAACGAATAATTCATACATTCCAAAGCAGAGTAGACACTTTACAAACTGATTGGAACGTTTTATGCGACGCAGTGTGTAATAGCAAGTGTCAAAGTGTCAATGGTCAAATTGCCCTGTTAAAATCTAAGTTAGATTTAATACAACAACAGCATACTGGGATTATTGTTGATTTAGGAATCATTAAAACACATCTTTTAGCTCATGATTTGGATATGAATAACCAGTTTTTAACCGAGGAACAAGAAGTGGATTTTGACGTAAATAAAGAGAATGAAGATCCTCTACCTCTACTTGGAATTGATGAGACTGAAGCTGACATTTCGGAAGGGCCaaaagttttcaaagaagaatttaaaaatgaaattcttttcagtaGTCTCAGCAGAGAAGCGGAGAACGCATCGCGAGAAATGCCATCAAGGTACAAGGTAGCGAAATCACAACACTCGAGCAAAATCAGACCTCTCGGCGCAAAAGATCTGAACAATGTTGAGAACTATCACCTTATAATGACAGATTGTCCCAAAAGCGTCCATGACCTTTACCACGAGTTTTATACAGATACAAAGCTTCAGATCTTGCATTTCGAGGAGAAACATGGTGCAGGTCAATTGTCTAAATTACCCAAGTTGAGAACTTATCAGCGCCGCAGCGCATTGGTGAATGCTATCAACAAATATGCAAAGGGCAAAAATATAACCGTTGAGCAATCCATCGAACACTTCCAAGGTATTGTTGAGGAAAATGATAAAACCATACCATGGTTATATAATAATTTAGCCAAAATTTTGGAACAGTATGGTATTGTACAATAA
- the CIC1 gene encoding Cic1p (similar to uniprot|P38779 Saccharomyces cerevisiae YHR052W CIC1 Core interacting component 1 ribosome biogenesis protein) — MATKTKKSKVSTKATKATKGSKEEEVIPVNRVNNAVIKLQEYLKENGSNDNQLIDDSELEAQLQLILVNTESFTGSLKNFKPKLITVPHSIFKPWKEASTTMVKDFKTLLILKDSDINSVTSEDLIDLLPEHITIDAIISGKDLKTKYKAFEKRRAFVQDFSFILADDSIVTALPKLLGGKAYSKLNTTPIAINTRSDNKFNKTTLVNSIKRIYDTKIPVKLPRGNTMNVHLGSLEWFTPEQLTENIISVAKQFIEKYNIRTILLKSNESPVLPLYVNLEVLDKLVGSRHDAKTSVQNVIEIDGVELQLSQFEKSLLEIANPDELDSLFATQIKQAKRNLEEVEAEEEQEEQKKEQTKEQKSSAKRQKTKNKNVKN, encoded by the coding sequence ATGGCAACTAAAACTAAGAAAAGCAAGGTTTCGACCAAAGCCACCAAGGCTACTAAGGGCAGtaaagaggaagaagtcATTCCAGTTAACAGAGTTAACAATGCTGTTATTAAATTGcaagaatatttgaaggaaaatgGATCAAATGACAATCAGTtaattgatgattctgaatTGGAGGCTCAGCTACAGTTGATCCTAGTCAACACTGAATCTTTTACtggttctttgaaaaacttcaaaCCAAAACTAATTACAGTTCCTCATTCTATCTTCAAGCCATGGAAGGAAGCTAGCACCACCATGgttaaagatttcaagactcttttgattctaaAAGATTCTGATATCAATTCAGTGACATCAGAAGACTTGATCGATCTACTTCCAGAACATATTACTATTGATGCCATCATATCTggtaaagatttgaagacaAAATACAAGGCTTTTGAAAAGAGGCGTGCATTTGTACAggatttttctttcattctAGCTGATGACTCGATAGTGACAGCTTTGCCCAAGCTATTAGGTGGTAAAGCATACAGTAAGTTGAATACCACTCCAATTGCCATTAACACAAGATCGGATAACAAGTTTAACAAGACAACTTTGGTAAATAGCATCAAGAGAATTTATGATACTAAAATCCCAGTCAAACTTCCAAGAGGTAACACGATGAATGTTCATCTAGGTTCATTGGAATGGTTCACCCCAGAACAATTGactgaaaatatcatttctGTCGCTAAACAGTTCATCGAAAAGTACAATATCAGAACCATTCTTCTCAAATCTAACGAATCACCAGTCCTTCCATTATACGTTAATTTGGAAGTATTAGACAAATTGGTTGGGTCCAGACATGATGCTAAGACTTCCGTTCAAAATGTCATAGAAATTGATGGTGTCGAATTGCAACTATCACAATTTGAGAAATCTTTGTTAGAAATTGCAAATCCAGACGAACTAGACTCCTTGTTTGCTACGCAAATTAAGCAAGCCAAAAGAAACTTGGAAGAGGTCGAGgcagaagaagagcaagaagaacaaaagaaagagcaaacgaaagaacaaaaatcCAGCGCTAAAAGACAAAAGACAAAGAATAAAAACGTAAAAAATTAG
- the ELF1 gene encoding Elf1p (similar to uniprot|P36053 Saccharomyces cerevisiae YKL160W ELF1 Protein of unknown function deletion inhibits Brome mosaic virus expression): MGKRKKSSRGPAKKIVQRLDTAFNCLFCNHERSVSVTMDKKNNIGSLHCKICGQSFQTRINGLSQPVDVYSDWFDAVEEVNEGKHSESEDENSDSDYESDSDTEPSSNRRKAVGIDSDEEEEEEQEEDEDADYGRKGATERKDSEPESDSDDDGKISNKRGRAAWMDSDDE; this comes from the coding sequence ATGGGtaagagaaagaagtcaTCCAGAGGTCCAGCCAAGAAGATAGTACAGAGGTTAGATACGGCATTCAATTGTCTCTTCTGTAATCACGAACGCTCTGTGAGCGTAACAATGGACAAAAAGAATAACATTGGCTCGCTTCATTGTAAGATTTGTGGACAATCGTTCCAAACCCGCATTAATGGTCTATCACAACCGGTAGATGTATATAGTGACTGGTTTGATGCGGTTGAGGAAGTTAACGAAGGGAAACATAGCGaatctgaagatgaaaacagTGACAGTGACTACGAGAGTGACTCTGATACTGAGCCTTCTTCAAACCGTAGAAAAGCTGTTGGAATAGATtctgacgaagaagaagaagaagaacaagaagaagacgaagatgcGGATTACGGAAGAAAAGGAGCGACCGAACGAAAAGACTCAGAACCAGAATCAGACTCAGACGATGACGGTAAAATATCTAACAAAAGAGGAAGAGCAGCATGGATGGACAGTGATGACGAGTAG
- the COX6 gene encoding cytochrome c oxidase subunit VI (similar to uniprot|P00427 Saccharomyces cerevisiae YHR051W COX6 Subunit VI of cytochrome c oxidase which is the terminal member of the mitochondrial inner membrane electron transport chain expression is regulated by oxygen levels), translating to MLSRTLLRAAMPVRAVAPVMMRAAVAPRVGQLQSQFVSIRKYSDAHEEETFEEFTARYEKEFEEAYDLFEVQRVLNNCFSYDLVPAPAVIEKALRAARKVNDLPTAVRVFEALRYKVENEDQYKAYLDELKDVREELGIPLKEELFQ from the coding sequence atgTTGTCCAGAACTTTGTTGAGAGCTGCTATGCCAGTAAGAGCCGTTGCTCCGGTTATGATGAGAGCTGCTGTTGCCCCAAGAGTTGGTCAATTACAATCTCAATTTGTTTCTATCAGAAAGTACTCCGATGCAcacgaagaagaaacctttgaagaattcacCGCCAGATACGAAAAGGAATTCGAAGAGGCTTACGATTTATTCGAAGTCCAAAGAGTGTTGAATAACTGTTTCTCTTACGATTTGGTTCCAGCCCCAGCTGTTATCGAAAAGGCCTTGAGAGCCGCCAGAAAGGTTAACGACTTGCCAACTGCTGTCAGAGTGTTCGAAGCCTTGAGATACAAAGTTGAAAACGAAGATCAATACAAGGCTTACttggatgaattgaaggatgTTAGAGAAGAATTGGGAATTCCTTTGAAGGAGGAATTGTTCCAATAA
- the TMA22 gene encoding Tma22p (similar to uniprot|P47089 Saccharomyces cerevisiae YJR014W RBF22 Hypothetical ORF) produces MPLTNVIYCGVCDFPAEYCEFSGKFKRCKAWLQENHPELYTKWYGDVTEDVSKQLAESSIGDEREEKLEKALEKLERKQQAREERELAKKLSSKVVIRREARTKRKCMIAISGLEVFEIDMKKLSKTFASKFATGCSISKNAEKKEEVIVQGDLADEVEAYIHSLLEEKGMKEVKVEVIDAAKKKKKAETTTTPGSENKK; encoded by the coding sequence ATGCCTCTCACTAACGTTATATACTGTGGTGTGTGTGACTTTCCTGCTGAATACTGTGAATTTTCCGGTAAATTCAAACGTTGTAAAGCTTGGTTACAAGAAAACCACCCAGAATTGTACACCAAATGGTATGGCGATGTCACTGAAGATGTGTCTAAACAATTGGCAGAATCATCTATTGGTGATGAAAGAGAGGAGAAGCTTGAAAAGGCCCTAGAGAAactagaaagaaaacaacagGCTAGAGAGGAAAGAGAATTGGCTAAGAAATTATCGTCTAAAGTTGTGATCAGAAGAGAAGCAAGAACAAAACGGAAGTGTATGATTGCTATCTCTGGACTAGAAGTTTTCGAAATTGACATGAAGAAACtttccaaaacttttgCATCCAAATTTGCTACAGGTTGTTCTATCTCCAAAAATGCcgagaagaaagaagaagtgaTTGTTCAAGGTGATTTGGCAGATGAAGTAGAAGCATATATACATTCTTTACTAGAGGAAAAAGGTATGAAAGAAGTTAAGGTAGAAGTAATCGATGCCgcgaagaagaagaaaaaagctGAAACTACAACTACACCAGGATCCGAAAATAAGAAATGA
- the YPP1 gene encoding Ypp1p (similar to uniprot|P46951 Saccharomyces cerevisiae YGR198W Essential protein of unknown function) has translation MTRGYIDDSVNHALDSRLIGSSVFQSSDALLDQLLSLHYRAHYHINISTKTKFSALSALLSEVEKLPVLKDELHCAIADNIYGIVFCELDEKEKGLQYVSKKLGSVNGYDRFGRMLDLERLFYKGNVDLAEFSSESWTIPKYSDGLTWHYLQAIIKGLDLSHFKPKTPFQWMLLTLNGSATDSNLLSYSHSLLKKSRFPNADESNNFELEQFHMVLQEHLKINNLNVKKEWEQFIIDSMEKSFQSISVAKSAMLFYRKVDLKRSILNFTNLVNYSNKYYELNKRYPDLLDLVSSYQFILSTCKTPFEPFFMPANVSSDFLKLLERIHNKYSIPIIEKQKALEGSSDVLDLCLASSTASVLSSSWETLYETSASSLPALVDHSQIFYLSNSLQTSLNASVSLKFKFAYHLATLRQIDQCIAYLKKQILTLHPEHFASWHLLALCESCINEDLQVSFKIINSVIQSMCELFDEGRQFTIDEKWQFIHIKLTQLQLVRDMFALEDALEILPEVFELYQRLFSDASEPLGPQINQSNDYLLQKIWLFALELYLENDDIENVKAALDEFKNVTSKYVNLNHNLAQGFVLYTHGHSEKATAEFEKVLHYDSTSVEALIGLAKIVLPDEEANLDTDLKHNSKINQKELHRNSATSLETSSAVARLKFLFEELVDKSIEGYQTSAVWWYLSKIYEIYSDSTRQQEALWRCIKYEELQPVREFKFCNF, from the coding sequence ATGACCAGAGGATACATTGATGATTCGGTGAATCATGCTTTAGATTCTCGACTAATTGGTTCAAGCGTTTTTCAATCGTCAGATGCTTTGCTGGATCAATTATTATCTCTTCATTATAGAGCCCATTATCACATAAACATTTCTACAAAGACAAAATTCAGTGCACTGTCGGCCCTTTTATCTGAAGTGGAGAAGTTGCCCGTTCTAAAGGATGAATTACACTGTGCAATTGCGGACAATATCTATGGTATTGTTTTCTGTGAACTtgatgaaaaggaaaagggGTTGCAGTACGTCTCTAAGAAGTTAGGCAGCGTTAATGGATACGAtagatttggaagaatgcTAGATTTGGAAAGGCTATTTTATAAGGGAAATGTCGACTTAGCTGAGTTTTCCTCTGAAAGCTGGACTATTCCGAAATATTCTGATGGCTTAACTTGGCATTATTTGCAGGCAATAATAAAAGGGCTGGACCTCTCTCATTTTAAGCCAAAAACACCATTCCAATGGATGCTTTTGACCCTTAATGGTTCTGCAACTGACTCAAATCTTCTATCTTATAGCCAttcattattgaagaaaagtCGTTTCCCTAATGCTGATGAATCAAATAATTTTGAACTAGAACAATTCCACATGGTCCTACAAGAGCATCtcaaaataaataatttaAATGTGAAGAAAGAATGGGAGCAATTTATCATTGATAGTATGGAAAAAAGTTTCCAAAGTATTTCGGTTGCAAAATCAGCAATGCTCTTTTATCGAAAGGTCGATCTAAAGAGGAGCATTCTAAACTTTACCAATTTGGTCAATTATTCAAACAAATATTACGAACTTAACAAAAGGTATCCTGACTTATTAGACTTAGTTTCATCGTACCAATTCATTCTGTCTACATGTAAAACGCCATTTGAACCGTTCTTCATGCCAGCAAACGTATCATCCGATTTCTTAAAGTTGCTAGAAAGAATTCACAACAAGTACAGTATCCCTATTATAGAAAAACAAAAGGCACTAGAAGGCAGCTCAGATGTATTGGACTTATGTCTAGCCTCATCAACAGCTTCTGTTCTATCCAGTTCATGGGAAACGTTATACGAAACTAGCGCTTCTTCTCTCCCAGCCTTGGTAGATCACAGTCAGATATTTTACCTATCGAATTCTTTGCAAACGTCTTTGAACGCTTCTGTGTCATTAAAGTTTAAGTTCGCTTATCATTTGGCTACATTAAGACAAATTGACCAATGCATCGCTTATCtaaaaaaacaaatattAACACTTCATCCAGAACATTTCGCTAGTTGGCATCTTCTTGCGTTATGTGAATCCTGCATCAATGAAGATTTACAAGTAAGTTTCAAAATTATCAATTCTGTCATTCAATCAATGTGTGAACTTTTCGATGAAGGCAGGCAATTCacaattgatgaaaaatggCAGTTTATTCACATTAAATTAACTCAACTTCAACTAGTTAGAGACATGTTTGCACTTGAAGATGCACTTGAAATTTTGCCAGAGGTATTCGAACTTTATCAGCGTCTCTTTTCAGATGCTTCAGAACCCCTTGGTCCTCAAATCAATCAGAGTAACGACTATCTATTGCAGAAGATTTGGTTGTTTGCATTGGAATTATACCTGGAAAATGACGATATCGAAAATGTAAAGGCTGCGTTAGATGAGTTTAAGAACGTAACTTCAAAATATGTTAATTTGAACCACAACCTCGCACAAGGATTCGTGTTGTATACACATGGTCACTCTGAAAAAGCGACAGCGGAATTCGAAAAAGTTTTGCACTATGACTCTACATCTGTCGAGGCATTGATCGGTTTGGCAAAAATCGTGCTTCCTGATGAAGAGGCAAACCTGGATACGGATCTCAAGCATAACTCCAAAATAAACCAAAAGGAGCTACATAGAAATTCTGCCACGTCACTCGAAACTTCTTCTGCTGTAGCCAGACTTAAGTTCTTATTCGAAGAACTAGTCGATAAATCGATAGAAGGTTATCAAACATCTGCAGTGTGGTGGtatctatcaaaaatatacGAAATATATTCTGATTCTACCAGACAACAGGAGGCGCTATGGCGATGCATCAAGTACGAAGAACTTCAACCCGTTCGCGAATTCAAGTTCTGTAATTTctga
- the PMT6 gene encoding dolichyl-phosphate-mannose-protein mannosyltransferase PMT6 (similar to uniprot|P42934 Saccharomyces cerevisiae YGR199W PMT6 Transfers mannose residues from dolichyl phosphate-D-mannose to specific serine/threonine residues of proteins in the secretory pathway dolichyl phosphate-D-mannose:protein O-D-mannosyltransferase) — protein sequence MVSKSSGFLPNSSDLRLRERKAQFDGTEVLEDFLRDNEPVEDKLVKPLKSSIFSNRNHRFHTYVCLLLTLVSFVLRFYKIDRSNIVVWDEAHFGKFGSYYLKHEFYHDVHPPLGKMLIGLGEYLAGFDGNFDFSSNSSYPDEVNFKIMRQFNAIFSSLCTPLAFYAARNLNFSMPTVYLVALMVCFEHSYIVLGKFVLLDSMLLFFTVLTFYCLSQLYRLRECQLTVKWLAWILATGFSIGCVCSVKWVGLLITALVGIYTVSELYCLHCDRSLSKTKYLGHWIVRISALIVFPLILYMVFFKIHFTLLYKTGTGDSSTHSLFQANLEGAQIKPSPRDIAFGSCISLRSHGLSPGLLHSHPQTYPDGSNQRQVTGYSYRDGNNNWIVKYSRSSGKASAEERVYSDNILFLKDGDLLRLVHEKTKNNLHTHQIPSHVSKGHYEVSGYGNDAVGDLKDDWIIEVVEQLPTGNNTMENKALIHPLTTSFRLRNKELGCYLAATGLSYPGWGYNQAEIVCKYPWNQRDKSTWWNVEDHINSNLHIDQTFTPPPTKFWTDFVVINFAMAASNNALIPDLDKYDRIASEPWEWPILYKGLRMCNWNDKTVKYYLLGSPFNTWLSTAALPILLILVSMELFRYQRQSLQLNEKKAWNLFACAGLSFIGWLLHYAPFFIMGRVTYIHHYVPALFFAIMTFAYVVDFALANSNRYLKVVAYSSLYAGCTFTYWYFAPFCQGMPEPNLTYVNLELLPSWDVTNAQYN from the coding sequence ATGGTTTCTAAATCATCTGGATTTTTACCGAACTCTTCAGACTTGCGAttgagagaaagaaaagcaCAATTCGATGGTACAGAGGTTTTAGAGGACTTCTTAAGAGATAATGAACCTGTAGAGGATAAGCTGGTGAAGCcattgaaatcttcaatattttccaaCAGAAACCACCGATTTCACACATATGTTTGCTTATTACTAACACTGGTATCTTTCGTGCTTCGGTTCTACAAGATTGACAGAAGCAACATCGTTGTCTGGGACGAGGCTCATTTTGGGAAATTTGGATCATATTATTTAAAGCATGAGTTCTACCATGATGTGCATCCACCATTGGGCAAGATGTTGATAGGTTTAGGTGAATACCTCGCGGGATTTGATGGTAACTTTGACTTTAGTTCCAACTCTAGTTATCCCGATGAGGtaaatttcaagattatGAGGCAATTCAATGCTATATTTAGCTCACTGTGCACACCCTTAGCATTCTATGCAGCCAGGAATCTTAATTTTAGTATGCCAACCGTTTATCTCGTAGCCTTAATGGTTTGTTTCGAACACTCATATATTGTTTTGGGTAAATTCGTGCTATTGGATTCCATGTTACTGTTCTTTACTGTTCTTACCTTCTATTGTTTATCGCAGCTTTATAGGTTAAGAGAGTGTCAACTTACTGTGAAATGGCTGGCTTGGATTCTGGCCACTGGTTTCTCCATTGGATGCGTATGTTCAGTCAAGTGGGTTGGTCTTCTAATCACAGCTCTAGTGGGCATTTACACGGTGTCAGAATTATACTGTCTACATTGCGATAGATCATTATCCAAGACTAAATACCTTGGGCATTGGATAGTGAGAATTTCGGCCTTAATCGTCTTTCCTTTGATTCTTTACAtggttttcttcaaaattcaTTTTACTCTGCTTTATAAAACTGGCACTGGAGATTCATCTACGCATAGTCTGTTCCAAGCTAATCTTGAAGGAGCTCAAATAAAGCCGAGCCCTAGAGATATAGCATTTGGATCGTGTATCTCTCTAAGATCTCATGGTTTAAGTCCTGGGTTATTACATTCACATCCACAAACTTATCCTGATGGATCCAATCAAAGACAGGTGACGGGTTACAGCTATCGTGATGGAAATAACAATTGGATTGTCAAATATTCTAGATCGTCGGGAAAGGCGAGCGCAGAAGAAAGGGTTTACAGCGATAACATTTTATTCCTTAAAGATGGTGACTTATTGCGATTGGTTCAtgaaaaaaccaaaaacaATTTGCACACGCATCAGATCCCTTCTCATGTTTCTAAAGGGCATTATGAAGTATCAGGCTATGGTAATGATGCTGTAGGCGATCTTAAGGACGACTGGATTATTGAGGTTGTCGAACAGTTACCAACTGGAAATAACACAATGGAAAATAAAGCCCTGATTCATCCCCTCACCACTAGTTTTAGATTGAGAAACAAGGAGCTCGGCTGTTACTTGGCAGCCACTGGTCTATCATATCCTGGTTGGGGTTACAATCAAGCAGAAATCGTTTGCAAATATCCATGGAACCAGCGTGACAAATCCACCTGGTGGAATGTCGAGGATCACATAAATTCTAATCTGCACATTGACCAAACTTTCACTCCACCTCCAACAAAGTTTTGGACCGACTTTGTGGTTATAAACTTTGCTATGGCAGCATCAAATAATGCCTTGATACCAGATCTGGATAAATACGACAGAATTGCAAGTGAACCATGGGAATGGCCTATTCTCTACAAAGGGTTACGTATGTGCAATTGGAATGATAAAACCGTGAAGTATTACCTTCTCGGTTCACCTTTCAATACTTGGCTGTCTACGGCTGCTTTGCCTATATTGTTAATCTTAGTCTCTATGGAACTCTTTAGGTATCAACGCCAATCACTCCAGTTaaacgaaaaaaaagcaTGGAATTTATTTGCTTGTGCAGGATTATCATTCATTGGTTGGCTACTTCATTACGCTCCATTTTTTATCATGGGAAGAGTAACATACATACATCATTATGTCCCTGCCTTGTTTTTCGCAATTATGACTTTCGCCTATGTTGTCGACTTCGCACTGGCTAATTCGAACAGGTACCTAAAAGTAGTTGCATATTCGTCTCTGTACGCGGGGTGTACCTTTACTTATTGGTATTTTGCTCCATTCTGTCAGGGTATGCCGGAGCCAAATTTAACATATGTTAATCTTGAATTACTTCCTAGTTGGGATGTAACGAACGCGCAGTACAATTAA